DNA sequence from the Blastopirellula retiformator genome:
ATGCCGGCCAAGCCTTCCAGCAGGTGCGCCGTCCGCTCGCGGATTTGGCGTTCGACCGACGAGACCGTCTTGTCCCGCAGATACTCCACGGCTGCCTGCAGGCCCAGGATCGCGGTCACATTAGGATTACCGCTTTCGTACTTGTCGGGCAGCGTATCGGGCTGCTGCGGGCTTTGGCTGAGCGTGCCGGTGCCCCCTTGGCGGAAGCTCTCGGTCTCTTGTTCGGCGCCTTGGCCAAAATAGAGGATGCCGACGCCAAGCGGCCCAAGCAGGCCTTTGTGCCCCGAGCAGGCGTAGAAGTCGACGCCGCTCTCTTCGAGCCGTAACGGAATATGCCCGGCGGCCTGCGCTCCGTCGACCAACACCCGCACGCCGCGGCGATGCGCCATTTCGGTGATCTCTTCGATCGGCTGGATCGCGCCGGTGACGTTAGACGCGTGACTGATCACGATCAGCCGCGACTTGTCGGTCAGGGCCGCTTCGATCGCCGCCGGCGTAACAACTCCCAATTCGTCGGCCGCCACGTGCCGCACTTCGATACCGCGACGTCCGGCCAGATACGCGAGCGGCCGCAAGACCGAATTATGTTCGATCGTGGTCGCGACGACGTGGTCCCCTTCGCGCAGGTAGCCGTGCATCACCGTGTTGAGTGAGTCGGTGCCGTTAAAGGTGAAGACGACGCGATCCGCTTCGCGCAAGCCAAACAGATAGGCGAGTTGGCGGCGCGTTTCGATCAGCGCGCGTTCGACGACCGCCGCCTCATGATAGCCGCTGCGTCCGGCTGGCGCACCAATCGTTTCTAAATGCCGGCGCATCGCTTCAACCACGCCAGGCGGCTTTGGCCAACTGGTAGCGGCGTTATCTAGATAGATCCGCGGCTGCCCCTCTACGTTCATGATCCGTCATCCTCCGATTTGATACATCGCCCGCTCAGTCGAAGCGAACTGCTGATCGTCGCCGCCATGCCCACGCTTTTTGGCGCTGGTGCAATCGCGAAAAACCTGCTTGATCGCCATGTCGTCGGCGCCGCCGCGCAGCGGCCCGCGCACGTCCCACTCTTCGGTCGAGAAAAGGCAGTTTCGCAGCTGCCCCTCGGCCGTGATTCGCAAGCGATTGCAGTCGCCGCAAAATGGCGCCGTGACCGAATTGATAAACCCAACCCGCGCCGGCGAATCGGCATAGACGTAATCGACCGCCGGCTGGCTCAGGTCCCCGCGCGTCGCCGGCGTCAAAGGCGCCACGTCGCGCGAGATCACTTCACGCACTTCGCCGCCGCTCAGCACTTGCGTTTCTCGCCAATTGCGATCGGCATCGAGCGGCATGAACTCAATAAATCGCAGTTCTAGATCATGATCGCGAGAAAAGCGAGCCAGGGGGACAATCTCTCCCTCGGTCAAACCTCGAATCGAAACCGCGTTCAGGCGAATTCCGCGAAAGCCGGCGTCGTGCGCCGCAGCGATGCCGTCCAGCACCCGCTGCACTCCCTGACGACGCGTAATCCGCTGAAAGACTTCTTCCGATAGACTGTCGAGACTGACGTTTAATCGAGTCAGCCCGGCGCTGTGCAAGTCCGCCGCTTGATCGGTCAGCAGCAAGC
Encoded proteins:
- a CDS encoding cysteine desulfurase; amino-acid sequence: MNVEGQPRIYLDNAATSWPKPPGVVEAMRRHLETIGAPAGRSGYHEAAVVERALIETRRQLAYLFGLREADRVVFTFNGTDSLNTVMHGYLREGDHVVATTIEHNSVLRPLAYLAGRRGIEVRHVAADELGVVTPAAIEAALTDKSRLIVISHASNVTGAIQPIEEITEMAHRRGVRVLVDGAQAAGHIPLRLEESGVDFYACSGHKGLLGPLGVGILYFGQGAEQETESFRQGGTGTLSQSPQQPDTLPDKYESGNPNVTAILGLQAAVEYLRDKTVSSVERQIRERTAHLLEGLAGMPQIEVYGPRSAASRVGVVSLNVPGFDPHELASFLDSAHHVQVRAGLHCSPLIHQQLGTSDRGGAVRFSVGAFTTAAEIEKVLSALGSLVQH
- the moaA gene encoding GTP 3',8-cyclase MoaA, producing the protein MSSPPLVDGFGRVHASLRISVTDRCNIRCFYCMPLENVQFKPRNELLTFEEIERVARVAVSLGIRKFRITGGEPLVRAELPKLIERLAAIPGVDDLALTTNGLLLTDQAADLHSAGLTRLNVSLDSLSEEVFQRITRRQGVQRVLDGIAAAHDAGFRGIRLNAVSIRGLTEGEIVPLARFSRDHDLELRFIEFMPLDADRNWRETQVLSGGEVREVISRDVAPLTPATRGDLSQPAVDYVYADSPARVGFINSVTAPFCGDCNRLRITAEGQLRNCLFSTEEWDVRGPLRGGADDMAIKQVFRDCTSAKKRGHGGDDQQFASTERAMYQIGG